The genomic window ACCCGGTCCATGGGCGTGAAGGTACATGACCTTTACCTGGTCGAACTCTTTCGGCTGGAATTTCTTGATGTAGGCGTTTATCATCTTTGTCGCCGCGTAGGCCTTCTTGTAGCCCAGTGGCAGATCGATGACCTCCGTCAGGGGAAACCTCCCCCTCGTGTAACTGAGAACGCTCTCACCTATGTCAGCGATGCCCTTTACCACCCCGTCGTATGTCTGGCTGGCCGGGGTGAGGACGGAACCGGAATAATAGGTAATCTTCACCCTGCCCTTCGTCCTCTTCTCGACCTCTTTGCACCAGTCGGCCATGATGAGGCTGTTCTTATGAGTTACGGGAAAAAAATTGGAGAAACTCAGAGTGAACACCTTCTCCTGAGCGTATGCCGGAATGGAACCTGCCACAAGAACAAACAGAAACAGACACACTACAGCCCCCGAACAAAAACTACTCCTCCTGTTCATAACGAACCCCCTGATTATTTTGATGTATCCGGAACGGATACGTAGTGCCGAAGCACGGGTTTTCGCCTGTTGCGTCGCTCTTTTCGGGGATTCACGTGCTCTTGTCCCCTCTAAGCATCCCTGTCTATTGGTATAATCTTTAGCGCTGGCAAATCTTTTTGTCAATAGAAATTATCTTGCAATTGATGCAAACCTGACATATGATATCATCAATCACAATGTCTATATTCACGCCAATTAGACCTCTGCGGGTCTCCAACGAAGTGACGGAACAGCTCAAGCAATCCATTCTCCTCGGTCATTTCAAGCCTGGCGACAAATTGCCGTCCGAAAGGGAGCTGGCGGAGGAATTTCAGGTCAGCCGGGTGGCCATCAGGGAGGCACTGAGGGCGCTCGAGAATGCGGGCTTCGTGATCACCCGCCAGGGCACAACGGGCGGGGCCTTTGTCACCGACCTGTCCTTCGAGCAGCTTGCCAATTCCTTTCTCGACCTCTTTCTCTGTGAAAAGTTATCCATCCCGGAACTCTATCATGTCCGCCGCCTTATTGAACCCGAGGTGGCCCGCCTTGCCGCTCTCAGGGTGAACGATGAATACGCCCGGCGCCTGAGAGAAGCTCTCGAAGCGGAAAGGACCCCCGGCCCAACGCTTTCCGAAGAGGTAGACAGGAAAACAACCGTTCACTATATCCTTGCAGAAATGTGTGGAAACCGTTTCTTCGAGGCCCTTGTCACCTGTGTCATGAGGCTTACAAAACAGGTCGTCGA from Syntrophorhabdaceae bacterium includes these protein-coding regions:
- a CDS encoding FadR/GntR family transcriptional regulator, whose product is MSIFTPIRPLRVSNEVTEQLKQSILLGHFKPGDKLPSERELAEEFQVSRVAIREALRALENAGFVITRQGTTGGAFVTDLSFEQLANSFLDLFLCEKLSIPELYHVRRLIEPEVARLAALRVNDEYARRLREALEAERTPGPTLSEEVDRKTTVHYILAEMCGNRFFEALVTCVMRLTKQVVEVVRPDTQKLHPAGLHDAAVEAVLAGDPETAAREMEKHATAFGKNLMKMEEEYHKTVTQ